Part of the uncultured Desulfobacter sp. genome, TAATATTTTGTTTAATATATTTTTTGGCCCTATCGTAAATGCCGCATGTGGTATTGCCTATCAGGTAAATACTGCGGTTAATCTTTTTGTACATAATTTCATGACCGCAACACGCCCTCAGATTACGAAATACTATGCCGCGAATGAAAGAAAAAAGATGTTTAGTCTCGTATTTCAAAGTTCTAAATGGTCGTTTCTTTTGTTGTTCGCAATTTCAATGCCTATATTGATTGAAACAAATTACATATTTACCCTTTGGTTGAAAGAAGTACCCGAATATGTAATACTTTTTACTAAATTAGTTCTCATTAATACATTGATTGACTCGTTGTCCCATCCATTGATGACTGCAGCCCAGGCCACAGGGAAAATAAAACAATATCAATCTATTGTCGGTGGGGTAATGATGTTTAACCTTCCGCTATCTTACATTTTCTTAAAATGCGGATTTCCGCCACAAGTCGCTTTCTATATAGCTATTACTATTTCAATAATAAATTTAGCACTTCGCTTGATTATACTTAAAAACATGATTGGCCTGCCTATTGTAGAGTTTGTTCGGAATGTCATAATTCGCATTCTTTCAATCAGCATCATTGCTTATATTATTCCTATTGTACTGCTGCGAATTATGAATGATGGTATAATTAGGTTTTCAGTAATTGTCGTTGTTGGATTTTTATGGATATGCGCTGTGATTTATGCTATTGGCATTTCCAAAAATGAAAAAGCGTTTGCTATACAGACAATAAAAAAAATATATTTTAAATTTAAACCAAAATATATTGGCTAACTATTGTGTTCTGTTGATCCCATACATACTTTGACATTGTTTTGATTTGATTTTAAATATGAAAAACAAACTCTTGATAATTAACCGTACTCAATTTGGATATCATTTAGATACATATTATTATTGTAAATATGCATCAGATGAATTTGATATTACATATATCGGCTTTGATGCAGAAGAGCCAAAAGTTATTTGTGATAACATTAATTGTATATATATTGAACGAAAAGGTAGTTTTTTCAATAGATATTTTCGATTACTTTTCGCTTGTTTTTTTGAATGTAGAAAAGAATATGACTTTGTCTTTGTTAATTATTTCACTGGTTGCTCTTTAGTGCAAACAGCAGACAAGAAGAAAAATTTCATATTAGACATTAGGACGGGTAGTGTAGATAAAAATATTGTGAAAAGACAGTTGAAAAATTTGATACTCAGAATTGAAAGCTTATCCTTTAAAAGGGTTTCTGTGATTTCTGAGTCGTTGTCTAAAAAGTTGAAACTGCAAAAAAATAAAAGCCATATTCTTCCTCTAGGGGCAGAAACAATAGAGCTTTTGCCACGAAAATTCGATTCAATGAAATTATTGTATGTGGGCACATTTGATGGAAGACGTATTGAAGATACTGTAAAAGGATTCTCCAAATTTTATCGAGAGTTCAAGAATTCAATTGATATAACCTATGATATCATTGGTGACGGCCACAATGACGAATTGGATTTTCTAAAGCGATTAGTTGAACAAAATGAAGTGGCATCTGTAGTCAGATTACCTGGTTATATTCATCAAAGCAAGCTTAAAAGGTATTATCAGGAATGTAATGTGGGTATTTCATATGTGCCGATAAATGATATTTACGATTGCCAGCCTCCAACAAAAACCTATGAATACCTATTGGCTGGCATGCCGGTTATAGCAACGTCAACCCGTGAAAATGCTATCGTGATAAATGATAAGAATGGTGTGCTGATCAAAGATTCCGCGAATGATTTTTACAAGGGGCTAAAGGAATTTTTTCTGAAAAAGGATTCATTTGACTCTAATATAGTGAAACAACAAACTTTACAATGTAGTTGGCAAAAGATTGTTAAAAATAAATTTGTCTCATACCTTAAGGCTCTCCCTTAAATTTGTTAAAATCAATGGTTTTATAGTACACTAATTTAGTTCTCATTTTCACATTTGCTAAAGGAAGCTCAAATACAATATGCAAAAAATATTATTGGTCCGGCCGAATCCGGAAGGGCTTGGTGGTGTTTCGAGTTATTATAAGGCGGTTATGCCGCATTTAATTGATTCTAAATATGAGATAATTTCTCTTGAAATAGGCAGTGTTCAAAAGTCATTTATAAATATTCATCCGCTTGTTGATCAGATTCGATATGCTATAGCTCTAAAGAAAAATCCGGATTTAGTTCATATTAATCCATCTCTAGGCTGGAAAAGTTTTATTCGTGACGCTTTATTTGTTTTGCTTGCGAAACGAAATGGCATTAAAGTACTGACCTTTTTTCACGGTTGGGACAATGATTTTGCCAAAATAGTTGACAAGTATTTTAGTGGTTTTTTTAAAGCAACGTTTGCAAAATCAGATTCGTTTATCGTTTTGGCCAATTCATTTAAATCAAAACTGAGGCAATGGGGAACACAACCATCGGTTCGAGTATCAACAACAGTTGTCGATGAGCAGCTTTTAACTGATTTTTCTATTAGGAAGAAATTAGACCGTATGAAGAATGAAAAAGAGGTTAAAATTCTATATTTAGCGCGACTGGAAAAGACCAAAGGCGTTTTTGATGTTGTGGACTCTGTGAAAATTCTTATTGACAAGGGAGTAAATGTATCCTTAGCGATAACAGGTGATGGCCCCTTGTTAGAAGAACTTAGAGTATATATAAAAAGTCTTGGATTACCAAGACAAACTATCTCTTTATTAGGATATGTCCGAGGCGAGGATAAAATTAGAGCCTTAACTGAGAGTAGCATATATTGCTTCCCTACTTATTTTGGAGAAGGTCTACCGACTTCGGTTCTAGAGGCTATGGCGTTTGCCATGCCGGTGATAACAACGTCTGTCGGAGGGCTCGCTGATTTTTTTCAGGATGGCAAAATGGGAGTAGTGGTGAAACCTAAAAATGGGCATGAAATAGCAGAGTCTATTGAAAAACTGGTTAAAAATAGAAATAAATTGGTGAGTATGGCAGAATATAATTATGGGTATGCTCAGCAATATTTGCTTGGACCAAAAGTCGCCACTTTTTTAAAACAGACCTATGAAGAGACAATTAAAAACAATGATTAGTCTGTGCTGAAAAATGATTTTTTAATCAAAACTGGTTTTTACCAGATTGATGAAGGCTTTGCATTATTTAAAGTTCAGTTATAATCTGGACAATGAAGCGGTCGTACAAGTCCGGATAGAAAATCCGTATTGGCATTGGATGAAATACTTTGGGCGTAAGCTGTTGTCTTTTGATCCATCCAGGGTGACGTGCTTGCGGACGGGGATCTGTGACGCTGGCGTAGATGATCTTCTGAAAAAGACTATCAAGTCGGGGGGCCTCCAAGGCCGTTAAGAAAACCCAGCTTCATAACATCAATTTGGATACTACGGTTCAAGATAAAGATGTCCGGTCGACGGATGCACTGCTTTTTGACCGGGTCAAAGACCGATTGGTAAAAACGGCTAAAGTTCGAAAATCAATTTAAGCCTAAAACAAGCGTGAGTAAATGATAAAATTAAGTGCATGCCTCGAAACGCCTCTCAATATTAGTTATAGTAAGTTTTTCACAACAAACTAACAAATATGAAAGGTAAAGAAGGTGACAATATTAATACGATCCTAAACTCTGCAGAAATAAACATTAATGAGCTTCTTCTGTGGCTGGCTGATTATTTTTTGAGGTCGACCGCCCATGTACGATGGGCGGTGCTGACCAATTTCAGAAAATAGTTTTTTCAGAGCCGACTAAAAAAGAAAAATGTCTGATGCAAAAAAATGTTTTTTTGTTTTGCTTTGAATTTTTCTTTGTTCCAATTATTAACTGATATAAAAACATGGTATTAGTCATTAAGTTACAATATTGAGTAAAATACTTAGTCAGAAAATAATGGTTGCCTTTAAGTATAAATTGAAAAATATTTGACTGATTAATCGGTATACACACAGCAAAAGGTGGGAAATGTCTGTTGAAAAAATAAAAAATATTCTGATTATACAAAATTATAATGCCAACAAAGGGGATAGTTCTGTTGTTATGTCAATGCTGGCGTCATTGAAAAAAACATCTGGGACTTATGATATTGCTTTCGCAACTACCAGTTATGATCCAAAGACTGCTATGGAGGACTATGGGGTAGATGCCGGAGAGTTTTCCGTCAGTCCGAGAGAAATAAAACTTCAAAAGGGAATGGGGCGGATTGTCTCCACTATAAAGGAAGGAAATTGGATCGTATACGGGTTGTTTTGGGCGTTCATAAAGCGGTATACAGGTTTCCGTTTGCCTGTGCCTGGATTCAAATATAAAACGATTCAGCTTTATGAAAACGCCGATGTGATTGTTTTGCCTGGAGGGCATTTTTTTACGAATTTTAACGGGCCTGCAATGAATTTTTCTCACTTTTATGCCATGCTCCTTGCCTTTGCCATGAGGAAGCCTACCATGGTCTATGCACAAACTGTGGGCCCTTTTTTTGGACCATGGAAATGGCCAGTGAAATTGATGGCTCGGTTTGTACTTAGACATGTAAATGTGGTGTCTTTGAGAGAAAAAAGCGGCATCAAACATTGTAACGATGTAAAAGAGCTACATCATACCGCTGAAACTGTTTTTGCTGTTGAAACAGACAAATCCCTCGCTCAATTTGTACCGGACTTTAATAGACTGCGTAGGCTTAAAAGGTTTCTAATCGGGGTCACAATACATCATATTTATTATAAACATTTTTTTTCAAAGAAATATTACCGGGATACCATGGCAAAAATTCTTAAAAGAATTGTTGATGAATATGATGCTCAAATTGTCATTATTCCAATGGAAGATGCCGTTCATGGAGGCGGCGACAGGCCCTTGGCACAGGAGATCATCGAACAGACCGGCTGCCGGGAGAGGATTTCGGTCCTTGTAGGAGAGTGGCCTCCCCATGTAACAGCAGCTGTAATTGCCAATACTGATTTGTTTATCGGAACTAAAACCCATTCAATTGTTTACGGTTTAAAAGGAGGGGTGCCGACAATATCCATATCCTACCAAGATAAATCCAATTCTTTTATGGAGATGTTCGGATTGAGAGAGAATGCAATTGACTTGAAAGATTTAACCCCTGATGATTTTATGAAAATTTTTGAAAGAGTTAACCTTTCACTTTCTGAATACAAGAATAAACAAGAAAATGCATTTTCTACGGTAAAAGCTCTTGCCGAAAAAAATAATCAATTACTGGTAAATCTTTTATCCTGCTAAGATAATGCTAAAAAAAATAATCTGGATTTACCGTCGGGCAACCATCATGCCTGTCAGGGAATATGTATCACGCGTTTTTCGTGTTCTTATTGATCTAAAAGCTTACATTTTATTGAGTATTAACGTCTTCCCCAATCCTTTAATACAAAAAAGGGATGTGGATTCTTCCAATGATCGCCCTCGCTTTTTTGCAGATGGCGCAGATATAAGACAAATTCTTCCGTTAGCGTACAAAGAAGAGTGCCTGAAAGAAGCAGACCTTTGTTTAAATCATCAGGTTTCGTTTTTTGAATTAGAGAATTACAACCTTGGTTCTGCTATACGATGGAATTTTGATTATAAGAATAATATTGAAACGCCAATAAGGTATGCTGGGTTTAAAGACTTCAGGTCATTTAAACATAGTTGTGATGTAAAATATGTTTTTGAACTCAATAAGCACCAGGAATTGCCACGACTTGCCCAAGCGTACTTGATAAATAGTGATAGCCGCTATGTTGAAGAACTATTATTGCGTATTCAAACATGGCTGGAGCAATGCCCCTTTATGAAAGGGGTGAACTGGAGCAGCCCAACTGTCTCCGCGTACCGGTTAACTAGTTGGACAACTGCTTACGAATTACTATCTGGTAAGGATCTTTTCCCTGAAGTGTTTTTTGAAAAATGGTGTAAATCTATCTTTCAACATATTTATTTTGTATCAAAAAATTATTCGCTTTTTAGTTCTGCGGGAAATCATCTTATTTCTGAAGCTACAGGCGTTTTTGTTGCATGTCTGAGATGGAAATTTTTTTTTACTGGAAAAGATTTTGAATTTTTAGAAAAATCTGAAAAAAAAGCCTTTTCTATTTTATGTGAATCCATGGCATTGCAATTCTTTGAGGATGGTGTAAATTGCGAACAAGCAGCATCATATCAATTGTTTGCAACCCAACAAATGTTTTTCGCATATTGGATGGGGCAACAATCAGGCTATTCCTTTCCACAAAAATTTTCGAAGATTCTCCTAAAATCCGGGGAATTCTTGGCAGATATTCTTAACAAGCAGGACCAGCTGCCCAATTATGGAGATGAGGATGGAGCATGGGCTTTTCGGCTGTCCAATCAGAACTCGAACAGGTTCAAAGACCAGATTGATCTTTGTTCTGTATTATTTGATATACCGTTAATAGTTCATGGAAAAAATAGCGATATTGCAGAGACAGCTTACTGGATATTCGGCGCAAAGGCTGTGGAAATGGCACGGATTTTAAAAAATACTCCAAAGGGTAATCAAAACAATTCTTTAAGAGAGCAGTTTTATCCAGATGGTGGTTACTATGTAACAGCATCTAATTCGAGGTCAGATAAAGAAAGTCTTTTTTTTATGGACGCAGGGCCTTTGGGCATACCTTCAACAGGGGGGCATGGACATTCTGATGCATTAAGTTTCTGCCTTTCAATAGGAGGAATATGGGTTTTTGTGGATTCAGGAACCAATGTATATAAAGACACTTTAGACAGAAAGCGCCTCCGTTCTACATCAGCCCATAATACGCTTTCCTTCGGTGAAGATAATAGCCAAGATGAGTATCTCGGTCCTTTTCTCTGGGGAAAACGTCACGTTGCTAATGGAGAACTTATTGAGCCAGGTCTGTTTCAAGGGGAGGTCAAATGGTTTTCCGGAGAGATTCATAAAAGAGAAATACGAATAGATTCCGGATTAATCATGATTAACGATCATTGGCAGGGCAGAAGGGCTCCTGCTATTTCGTTGCATGTGAATCCTGAGTTAAAAGAAACGATCCATAAAATAAAAGAGGGTAGTGTTTTCATTGAAACAGATTCATTTTTGTTGCAGGTTGTATGCGAAAGAGAAATAATCCTTGACCGCACATTTGTATCTCCGTCTTTTTATAAGCTTGAAGAGGCTATCAAACTCGTAATTTCTCCGGAAGAAAAACAGGGACACAATACAATAGAGATAAAATGGGAATTTAAATAGCATGTGCGGCATTTTAGGAACGGTAAACAAGAATTTTGATGAGTCTGTGCTAAATTTAATTCGCAGGCGGGGGCCGGATGATTCCGGCATTGAGAGATTTAGTATTGATGATGACGTTGTTACTTTGGGGCATAGAAGACTTTCTATCGTTGATTTAAGCCCCGCAGGGCACCAACCCATGTCCTCTATGGACAAAAGATTCTCAATTATTTTTAATGGGGAAATATATAACCATTTAGCTTTGCGGGCCAAATTGCCTGGTGCAATGTTTCGAGGTCATTCAGACACAGAAACGATATTAAATTATATTGCCGAATATGGAATCAAATCCGTTCGAGAGTTCAATGGTATTTTTTCATTTGCTTTCCTGGATAGTGAGAAGAAAACATTAATACTATGTAGAGATCCTTTTGGCGTTAAGCCGCTGTATTATTGGCAGCATTCAAACCAACTGGTTTTTTCATCTGAAATTCGTCCCGTGCAAAAACTTGCGGGGGATACAATTGATTTGATAAATCTTTCCGAACTCCTATCTCTTCGGTATTCTCCCTCTCCCGATACACTGTTTAAACATATTCATAAGCTCAGGCCCGGACATTTTTTAACGGTAACCTTTGGAAGTGATCAACTTAACCTTAAGGAAGAACCGTTTATGTGTCAGAAGTTGTGCGGATATCCTAACAATTCAGTTGATGCGATTGAACAATATGGCGAACTTTTAAAAAAAGCTGTTGAGCGGCAGTTAATGTCTGATGTTGAAGTCGGTACTTTTTTAAGTGGAGGGATTGATTCTGCTTTAGTTGCAAAATACGCGCAGGAAAAAACATCCCATCCGATGAAAGCGTTTACCGTTGGGTTTAAAGAACAGCATGATAGTGATGAAGTTGAAGATGCAATCGTTTCAGCTGATGTAATCGGTTCCCAGTCTATTATTACCAGGGTGGGATTTGATGATTTTCTTGACGTGATGCAGTCATGTGTGAAAATTGTGGAAGAGCCTCTGGCAACAACTTCTATTATTCCAATGTATTATTTGGCACAGTTGGCGTCTGAATCAGTTAAAGTTGTTCTTTCCGGACAGGGAGCAGATGAATCATTGGGTGGTTACGGTCGCTATCAGGGTGAGCTATACCATCGCTTTATACCACCGTTTCTGGCTGCATCAGGAAAAAATGTCATTGATTTTTTAGGCATAGGGCATGAGCAGCTAAATCGTGGGCTTTCGGCCCTTCAGTACAGAGAAGATGTGTCCCGGTTTTTGTCGGCATATGCAGTATTCGAGGGACCTGAAATTGAAAAACTAATTGGTATGAAGGATTCAAAATCCAGGCAACGGGTTCAGTATTTCTATGATCTGAACGGTTGCGCGTCAATGAAAAGCAGTGTTGAAAGAATGATGGCAATAGATCTGAGAATGAACCTTGCCGATGATCTGCTTTTATATACGGATAAAGTCACAATGCATTTTTCCTTGGAATGCCGGGTACCGATGCTGGATAACGATCTCGTGAATTTTATACTTGGGTTGCCTTATGATTTAAGGGTTGGGATTGGAAAATCCAAAATTATTCACAAGGAATGGGCAAAAAAGGTGCTTCCCGCTTCCATAATTAATAGAAAGAAAAAAGGGTTTCAGTCTCCCACAAAAAAGTGGTTCAGAAGCCACAGTCCTGTATGGGAAATGCTGCTCAGCAAAACTTCCCGCTTTTCTAATTTTTTTGATATTAGGGAAGTTAAAAAGGTTCTTTCAGATCATGAAAAGGGTCTAAATCGAGAAAGGCAGATTTTTTTGTTGCTCAGTCTTTATTACTGGCTGGAAGAATTTGGATAGAATGAAATGCAATAATAATTTCCAGCCGATCTAAGGCACATGATCAGAATTAAATCTGCCATAGATGCGCCGGATTTTAATTCACAATCAAGGCTCGCCGAAGTAAGCATATTGAAATATGTATCCTTTCGCGTAACGCCGAGGGTAGATTAAAAGACAAGCAGATGGGCGATTTTATTTTGATCATGGGCCTAAGCTGTCATAGACTGGATCACTCCTTAACAAAACATAAAGTAAGTTAATAGTTTATTATAATTTTTATGCAAACATAAATGGTTTATCAGAAATGAAGAGATATCCTGTATTGAATTTGTGGGTTGACGATTGTGATATGGAGCGGGCAATTAAACGGATTGTTGAATTTGTGGATAAAGGAGATCGGGTGCATACAGTGTTCGCCTCCAACCCGGAAAAAAATTATTCAGTGCCCAAGAATCCATTTTTGTATTCAATGTTTAAAGAGGCTGATTTATTGATACCTGATGGGGTCGGCATGGTTTTGGCTGCAAATTGGCTTCACAAAACATCGGTAAAGCGGGTGCCGGGATGTGAACTCATGCAGAATTTTTGCAGCCTATCAGCTGATAAAGGGTACCGGATTTTTTTATACGGCGCTAAGGAAGCCGTAAACAAAGCAGCGGAAGAAGAATTGCGGAGAAGACATCCTACATTGAGGATAGCAGGTCGTCAGAATGGGTACTTGAGTGATAATAAGATGGAAGAATTGATTAACAGGATTAATGAATCAAGGGCGCAGATTTTATTTCTGGCGTTAGGGTCCCCAAAGCAGGAATTGTGGATTGCCAAGAACCGTGATCGTCTCAAGCACGTCCGGGTCTGTCAGGGGATCGGCGGGACATTGGATGTTTTGGCTGGTGCAGTAAAAAGGGCACCTGAGTTTTATTGCAAAACTGGGTTGGAGTGGTTTTACAGGCTTGTGGAAGAGCCGGCAAGAATAAAGCGCCAGATTAAACTGCCCTTGTTTGCAGCCCAGGTAGTCATGAAAAAGGTTATGGGTTAATGGTTAATCCAGTGGAGAGCAAATTGGGTGGGAAGAACGGGGTGATTCAATCCTTGATTCTTGTCATATTGGTTGCAGGTATTTACTTTTCAACCTTTCAATGGTTGGTAACAAAAGATTGGGCTCGGGATGATTACTCTCATGGCATGCTCATGCCCTTTATCATCTTGTACCTGCTGTGGGAAAAGAAAGATTATTTTGGAGCAATTCCGGGCAAAATGGCCTGGCATGGGTTTTTGTTGTTTATTCCAGGCTTGTGCCTTTACTGGATGGGCGAGTTGGCCGGTGAATACTTCATGCTATATTTTTCCTTCTGGCTGATTATTGTGGGATTGGGATGGATTCAAATGGGAATGGAGAAGATTAAAGTCATCTGGTTCCCATTGATTATGTCCTTGGCAATGTTTCCCTTGCCCAGTTTTTTAAATGTAAAGTTGACCTTTCAGCTTCGGTTGATGTCATCAAAATTGGCCGTGCTTATGATGCAGGCCTATGGGATGAGTGCTTTCAGAGAAGGCAATGTCATAGATCTTGGGTTTACAAAGCTTCAGGTGGTGGATGCGTGCTCGGGTCTGCGGTACCTGTTTCCCATGATCATTTTAAGTATTCTTATCGCCTATTTTTATAAGGCTCGGCTTTGGAAAAAAATTCTTCTTATTCTCTCTTCTATTCCTTTAACCGTTATTACCAACGCCTTTCGCATTGCACTGACAGGGATACTATCTAAATATTTCGGCTCAAAGGTGGTTGAAGGATTTTTCCATGATTTTGAGGGGTGGTTGATATTTATGGTGACCCTTGGGGTGCTGCTTGGCGAAATGTGGGTGATGAACCGGTTATTTCCGGAGGCGGTTCTTGCCGAGAACGATAGTAATGATGAACCGTCAAGGCGGGCCGTACAAGAAACGGTGGATGTGGGTTCACAAAAAAAAGGTCCGCTTCAGCCCCAGTTCATTATTTCTGTTGTTCTGCTTGCATTGACCCTGGTGCTGTCCCAGGGTATTGAATTCAGGCCTGCCATCCCGATTTCGAAACCTTTTAAGCAGTTTCCCATGCAGATCGGCCAGTGGGCGGGAAATCCCTATTCCATGGAATCCGAGATCATAGATACATTGGATCTCAGTGACTATATCATGGCGGATTACAGGGATGTTAAGGGCCGGCCCATTGATTTCTATGTGGCATATTATGAAAATCAAAAGAAAGGCGAGTCCATACACTCTCCGGCCACCTGTCTTCGGGGTGGGGGCTGGGAGTTTAAACAGAGCGGCAAGGCGTTTGTCTCTTTGGCGGACGGCAACCGGCTTCCGGTGAGCCGGGCTTTGATTGAGAATGGGCCCTACCGGCAGATTGCCTATTATTGGTTTCCCATGCGGGGACGGAATTTGACCAATGCCTATCAGATGAAGTGGTACAATTTCTGGGATGCGTTGACCCGGCAGCGGACGGATGGGGCGCTGGTGCGGGTGATTGTGCCTGTTGGGGATGGTGAATCCATTGATGCTGCGGAAAAGAGGCTGCAGGGGTTTATTCGGGCTGTTGTGCCTGTGTTGGATACTTTTTTACCTCAGTGATGTTTTTTTATTCAATCCCTTCGGGATTTTGTGTTTTTTAAACCACAGAGGACACAGAGAGCACAGAGATTTGGCTTTCGCCAAACTGCACAGAGATGTTATGGCTAAGCTTAACTGGATGCAGACTTTTTTGTATGATTGGCGGATTAAGTGGCGGTGTAATGGCGGAGTAACTGATGTTTTGGATTACATTAAATTTAAGCCTGGAAAATGACCAAATAATTTCAGTGCGCAGCACTGAAGCTCTGTGATTCTCTGTGCTCTCTGTGGTTGAATGAAATGAGAGGGCGAAGCCCTCAAATTGATACGTCAATGGTTGGGAAAAACAATTCAATCCCTTCGGGATTTGATGTTTTTTAAACCACAGAGAACACAGAGGTTTGGCTTTCGCCAAACTGCACGGAGAGGCTTTAGCTAAGTTAAACTGGATTTAGGCTGGTTTTCCACAAATGACACATATGGATATTGAAAAACTTATACTGGACGGAGAATCAGAATTTCTTGAATTTAAAGCTTCCTTCGGCAGGGAAACCATAGAGGCCTTGTCTGCCTTTGCAAACGGCAATGGCGGAACTGTATTGGTTGGGGTCAATGATAAAGGCAAAATC contains:
- a CDS encoding WecB/TagA/CpsF family glycosyltransferase is translated as MNLWVDDCDMERAIKRIVEFVDKGDRVHTVFASNPEKNYSVPKNPFLYSMFKEADLLIPDGVGMVLAANWLHKTSVKRVPGCELMQNFCSLSADKGYRIFLYGAKEAVNKAAEEELRRRHPTLRIAGRQNGYLSDNKMEELINRINESRAQILFLALGSPKQELWIAKNRDRLKHVRVCQGIGGTLDVLAGAVKRAPEFYCKTGLEWFYRLVEEPARIKRQIKLPLFAAQVVMKKVMG
- a CDS encoding glycosyltransferase, translating into MKNKLLIINRTQFGYHLDTYYYCKYASDEFDITYIGFDAEEPKVICDNINCIYIERKGSFFNRYFRLLFACFFECRKEYDFVFVNYFTGCSLVQTADKKKNFILDIRTGSVDKNIVKRQLKNLILRIESLSFKRVSVISESLSKKLKLQKNKSHILPLGAETIELLPRKFDSMKLLYVGTFDGRRIEDTVKGFSKFYREFKNSIDITYDIIGDGHNDELDFLKRLVEQNEVASVVRLPGYIHQSKLKRYYQECNVGISYVPINDIYDCQPPTKTYEYLLAGMPVIATSTRENAIVINDKNGVLIKDSANDFYKGLKEFFLKKDSFDSNIVKQQTLQCSWQKIVKNKFVSYLKALP
- the asnB gene encoding asparagine synthase (glutamine-hydrolyzing) gives rise to the protein MCGILGTVNKNFDESVLNLIRRRGPDDSGIERFSIDDDVVTLGHRRLSIVDLSPAGHQPMSSMDKRFSIIFNGEIYNHLALRAKLPGAMFRGHSDTETILNYIAEYGIKSVREFNGIFSFAFLDSEKKTLILCRDPFGVKPLYYWQHSNQLVFSSEIRPVQKLAGDTIDLINLSELLSLRYSPSPDTLFKHIHKLRPGHFLTVTFGSDQLNLKEEPFMCQKLCGYPNNSVDAIEQYGELLKKAVERQLMSDVEVGTFLSGGIDSALVAKYAQEKTSHPMKAFTVGFKEQHDSDEVEDAIVSADVIGSQSIITRVGFDDFLDVMQSCVKIVEEPLATTSIIPMYYLAQLASESVKVVLSGQGADESLGGYGRYQGELYHRFIPPFLAASGKNVIDFLGIGHEQLNRGLSALQYREDVSRFLSAYAVFEGPEIEKLIGMKDSKSRQRVQYFYDLNGCASMKSSVERMMAIDLRMNLADDLLLYTDKVTMHFSLECRVPMLDNDLVNFILGLPYDLRVGIGKSKIIHKEWAKKVLPASIINRKKKGFQSPTKKWFRSHSPVWEMLLSKTSRFSNFFDIREVKKVLSDHEKGLNRERQIFLLLSLYYWLEEFG
- a CDS encoding glycosyltransferase family 4 protein codes for the protein MQKILLVRPNPEGLGGVSSYYKAVMPHLIDSKYEIISLEIGSVQKSFINIHPLVDQIRYAIALKKNPDLVHINPSLGWKSFIRDALFVLLAKRNGIKVLTFFHGWDNDFAKIVDKYFSGFFKATFAKSDSFIVLANSFKSKLRQWGTQPSVRVSTTVVDEQLLTDFSIRKKLDRMKNEKEVKILYLARLEKTKGVFDVVDSVKILIDKGVNVSLAITGDGPLLEELRVYIKSLGLPRQTISLLGYVRGEDKIRALTESSIYCFPTYFGEGLPTSVLEAMAFAMPVITTSVGGLADFFQDGKMGVVVKPKNGHEIAESIEKLVKNRNKLVSMAEYNYGYAQQYLLGPKVATFLKQTYEETIKNND
- a CDS encoding alginate lyase family protein translates to MPVREYVSRVFRVLIDLKAYILLSINVFPNPLIQKRDVDSSNDRPRFFADGADIRQILPLAYKEECLKEADLCLNHQVSFFELENYNLGSAIRWNFDYKNNIETPIRYAGFKDFRSFKHSCDVKYVFELNKHQELPRLAQAYLINSDSRYVEELLLRIQTWLEQCPFMKGVNWSSPTVSAYRLTSWTTAYELLSGKDLFPEVFFEKWCKSIFQHIYFVSKNYSLFSSAGNHLISEATGVFVACLRWKFFFTGKDFEFLEKSEKKAFSILCESMALQFFEDGVNCEQAASYQLFATQQMFFAYWMGQQSGYSFPQKFSKILLKSGEFLADILNKQDQLPNYGDEDGAWAFRLSNQNSNRFKDQIDLCSVLFDIPLIVHGKNSDIAETAYWIFGAKAVEMARILKNTPKGNQNNSLREQFYPDGGYYVTASNSRSDKESLFFMDAGPLGIPSTGGHGHSDALSFCLSIGGIWVFVDSGTNVYKDTLDRKRLRSTSAHNTLSFGEDNSQDEYLGPFLWGKRHVANGELIEPGLFQGEVKWFSGEIHKREIRIDSGLIMINDHWQGRRAPAISLHVNPELKETIHKIKEGSVFIETDSFLLQVVCEREIILDRTFVSPSFYKLEEAIKLVISPEEKQGHNTIEIKWEFK
- the xrtD gene encoding VPLPA-CTERM-specific exosortase XrtD, with protein sequence MVNPVESKLGGKNGVIQSLILVILVAGIYFSTFQWLVTKDWARDDYSHGMLMPFIILYLLWEKKDYFGAIPGKMAWHGFLLFIPGLCLYWMGELAGEYFMLYFSFWLIIVGLGWIQMGMEKIKVIWFPLIMSLAMFPLPSFLNVKLTFQLRLMSSKLAVLMMQAYGMSAFREGNVIDLGFTKLQVVDACSGLRYLFPMIILSILIAYFYKARLWKKILLILSSIPLTVITNAFRIALTGILSKYFGSKVVEGFFHDFEGWLIFMVTLGVLLGEMWVMNRLFPEAVLAENDSNDEPSRRAVQETVDVGSQKKGPLQPQFIISVVLLALTLVLSQGIEFRPAIPISKPFKQFPMQIGQWAGNPYSMESEIIDTLDLSDYIMADYRDVKGRPIDFYVAYYENQKKGESIHSPATCLRGGGWEFKQSGKAFVSLADGNRLPVSRALIENGPYRQIAYYWFPMRGRNLTNAYQMKWYNFWDALTRQRTDGALVRVIVPVGDGESIDAAEKRLQGFIRAVVPVLDTFLPQ
- a CDS encoding polysaccharide pyruvyl transferase family protein — translated: MSVEKIKNILIIQNYNANKGDSSVVMSMLASLKKTSGTYDIAFATTSYDPKTAMEDYGVDAGEFSVSPREIKLQKGMGRIVSTIKEGNWIVYGLFWAFIKRYTGFRLPVPGFKYKTIQLYENADVIVLPGGHFFTNFNGPAMNFSHFYAMLLAFAMRKPTMVYAQTVGPFFGPWKWPVKLMARFVLRHVNVVSLREKSGIKHCNDVKELHHTAETVFAVETDKSLAQFVPDFNRLRRLKRFLIGVTIHHIYYKHFFSKKYYRDTMAKILKRIVDEYDAQIVIIPMEDAVHGGGDRPLAQEIIEQTGCRERISVLVGEWPPHVTAAVIANTDLFIGTKTHSIVYGLKGGVPTISISYQDKSNSFMEMFGLRENAIDLKDLTPDDFMKIFERVNLSLSEYKNKQENAFSTVKALAEKNNQLLVNLLSC